In the genome of Candidatus Yanofskybacteria bacterium, one region contains:
- the rnc gene encoding ribonuclease III has product MVLEIDKLQELEDKIAIKFKNQDFLLQALTHRSYINENPKWHLDHNERLEFLGDAVLELVVTEYLYNNYPNPEGELTNWRAALVNSVMLAKISSKFDLNNYVLLSRGEARDTGRARQYILANAVEAVIGAIYMDQGYEACDKFIKKFILDELKNVLESGSYKDYKSLFQEQAQERAGVTPTYEVIKEWGPDHAKHFHIGVYLEKELIGEGVGPSKQDAQQAAAESALKNKGW; this is encoded by the coding sequence ATGGTTTTAGAAATCGATAAACTCCAGGAGCTTGAAGACAAAATTGCAATTAAATTTAAGAATCAGGATTTCCTGCTTCAAGCGCTAACTCACCGCTCATATATAAACGAAAATCCGAAGTGGCATCTTGACCACAACGAACGTCTGGAATTCTTGGGAGACGCGGTTTTAGAATTGGTAGTTACGGAATATCTCTACAACAACTACCCGAATCCGGAGGGAGAATTAACTAATTGGCGGGCGGCATTAGTTAATTCAGTTATGCTGGCCAAAATTTCAAGCAAGTTTGATCTCAACAACTACGTCCTGCTTTCTCGCGGAGAAGCCCGCGATACCGGCCGGGCTCGCCAGTATATACTTGCTAATGCGGTTGAGGCGGTCATCGGAGCAATATACATGGATCAAGGGTATGAAGCTTGCGACAAATTTATAAAAAAATTCATATTGGATGAATTGAAGAACGTACTTGAAAGCGGATCTTACAAAGATTACAAGAGCTTGTTTCAGGAACAGGCGCAGGAACGCGCAGGGGTTACGCCGACATACGAGGTCATAAAAGAATGGGGACCAGATCATGCCAAACACTTTCATATCGGTGTTTATCTTGAAAAAGAGCTGATCGGTGAAGGCGTCGGGCCTTCCAAACAGGACGCCCAGCAAGCTGCCGCGGAATCGGCACTCAAGAATAAGGGATGGTGA
- the nusB gene encoding transcription antitermination factor NusB has translation MASRHLSRSVAMQSLYEWDFKGSKNELLQEIVEHNIKEFAPGIEETQFIRDLVDGTLAKIKEIDKIIEKAAPQWPINQIAMVDRAVLRLGIYELLFGKRDEVPPKVAINESIELAKSFGGDASGKFVNGVLGTIYREIGEPGKEHIKSSEENNATSDAPEKKEEEQTEIVPEN, from the coding sequence ATGGCCAGTAGACATCTATCAAGAAGTGTCGCCATGCAATCGCTCTATGAGTGGGACTTTAAGGGCAGTAAAAATGAACTGCTACAGGAAATAGTGGAACATAACATCAAAGAATTTGCTCCCGGAATTGAAGAAACTCAATTCATACGCGACTTAGTGGACGGCACACTAGCCAAAATTAAAGAGATAGACAAAATTATAGAAAAGGCTGCTCCTCAATGGCCGATTAATCAAATTGCCATGGTTGACCGTGCGGTTCTGCGATTGGGCATATATGAATTGCTGTTTGGTAAACGTGATGAGGTTCCACCCAAAGTGGCAATCAATGAATCAATAGAACTTGCCAAAAGTTTTGGCGGTGATGCTTCCGGTAAATTTGTAAATGGCGTGCTGGGTACGATTTATAGGGAAATAGGGGAACCGGGGAAAGAACACATAAAATCGTCTGAAGAAAATAACGCGACAAGTGACGCGCCCGAAAAGAAGGAGGAAGAACAAACAGAAATTGTTCCAGAAAATTAA
- the trmD gene encoding tRNA (guanosine(37)-N1)-methyltransferase TrmD codes for MRFDIITIFPKIFDGFLNESLLARAQKKGIIKINVHNLRKWTKDKHQTVDDKPYGGGVGMVMKVEPIYKAVETLRKSFRLKASGSRPKASKTRVILFSPRGKRFDQKTVKRLAKYENLILICGRYEGVDERVAQYVADEVISIGDYVLNGGEVAAMAVIETVSRMIPAFIAKQESAQKFDHAQYTRPEVFELGKKKIAVPKVLLSGDHEKIAEWRNKHSKTQ; via the coding sequence ATGCGATTCGATATCATTACAATTTTTCCCAAGATTTTTGATGGCTTTTTAAATGAGTCTCTTTTGGCACGGGCACAAAAAAAGGGAATTATAAAAATCAACGTGCACAATCTGCGCAAGTGGACCAAGGACAAACACCAAACCGTGGATGATAAACCCTATGGTGGCGGCGTAGGCATGGTAATGAAGGTTGAACCAATATATAAAGCCGTCGAAACCCTAAGGAAATCCTTCCGCTTGAAAGCGTCAGGATCTCGGCCCAAGGCCTCGAAAACCAGAGTGATTCTTTTTTCTCCACGAGGAAAAAGGTTTGATCAAAAAACTGTCAAACGGTTGGCAAAATATGAAAATTTAATTTTGATATGCGGACGCTATGAAGGCGTGGATGAAAGGGTGGCACAATATGTGGCCGACGAGGTCATATCAATAGGAGATTATGTATTAAATGGTGGCGAAGTGGCGGCCATGGCCGTGATTGAAACTGTATCGCGTATGATACCGGCCTTTATCGCCAAACAGGAGTCAGCACAAAAATTTGATCATGCACAATATACTCGTCCTGAAGTTTTTGAGTTAGGAAAGAAAAAAATAGCCGTTCCCAAAGTTCTACTTTCCGGAGATCATGAAAAAATTGCGGAATGGCGAAATAAACATTCAAAAACTCAATAA
- the rpsP gene encoding 30S ribosomal protein S16, producing MLKIRLQRIGKRGQAYFKLIVTEHTQKPKGQYLELLGSYDPHKNEMNVDTEKVKHWLSQGAKMSETVNNLLVGKGVIQGEKVTVWKPKNKKGGEATGAGETKPASTPKQQVEMKPKTEEPKEEIKAEETAQAQTETSVQSNP from the coding sequence ATGCTAAAAATACGATTACAACGCATAGGAAAGCGGGGACAGGCCTATTTCAAGCTTATTGTCACCGAACACACCCAAAAACCCAAAGGCCAGTACCTTGAACTTTTAGGTTCGTACGATCCACACAAAAATGAGATGAACGTGGACACAGAAAAAGTTAAACATTGGCTCTCTCAAGGTGCAAAAATGTCCGAAACGGTTAACAACTTATTGGTTGGCAAAGGCGTCATACAAGGAGAAAAGGTAACAGTTTGGAAACCCAAAAATAAAAAGGGTGGGGAAGCTACCGGAGCTGGAGAAACCAAGCCAGCAAGCACTCCGAAACAACAAGTTGAAATGAAACCAAAAACAGAAGAGCCAAAAGAAGAAATTAAGGCAGAAGAAACAGCACAAGCTCAAACCGAAACATCCGTCCAATCCAACCCATAA
- a CDS encoding KH domain-containing protein produces MANFADREFVEYIIKQIVNKPDEVDVTRKVDEMGVLIEVKVNPEDMGLLIGRAGSTAKAIRTLARIIGMRNNARVNLRIVEPEGSTRAPRAEKARNVEDVVSDLGM; encoded by the coding sequence ATGGCAAATTTTGCAGACCGAGAGTTTGTTGAATATATCATCAAACAGATAGTCAACAAGCCCGACGAAGTGGACGTTACGAGGAAGGTCGATGAAATGGGAGTTCTGATAGAAGTTAAGGTCAACCCAGAAGATATGGGTTTACTGATCGGCAGAGCGGGATCAACCGCAAAAGCAATCAGAACACTAGCCAGAATAATCGGCATGCGCAACAACGCTCGTGTTAACTTGAGAATAGTTGAGCCGGAAGGCAGCACTCGAGCTCCTCGCGCTGAAAAAGCAAGAAATGTTGAGGATGTGGTAAGCGACTTGGGAATGTGA